Proteins found in one Haloarcula litorea genomic segment:
- a CDS encoding DUF7568 family protein, which yields MSRITNWRRESCSPTLAYRNTETGARAVLHRAPDSYRYKWRGAIIVDGYPVWSRGYETKDATSFRDELRERPAPDLSCPECPNNDVCVGEKAADGAKVQRWYDCPNCGYEAPSRIIYGAER from the coding sequence ATGTCCCGTATCACCAACTGGCGACGCGAGAGCTGCTCGCCGACGCTCGCGTATCGGAACACCGAGACCGGTGCGCGAGCCGTCCTGCATCGAGCCCCGGATTCCTACCGGTACAAGTGGCGCGGAGCAATCATCGTCGACGGCTACCCGGTCTGGTCGCGGGGATACGAGACGAAGGACGCGACGTCATTCCGTGACGAACTCCGGGAGCGGCCCGCGCCGGACCTCAGCTGTCCGGAATGTCCGAACAACGACGTTTGCGTCGGCGAGAAGGCGGCAGACGGGGCGAAAGTTCAGCGGTGGTACGACTGCCCCAACTGTGGGTACGAAGCCCCCTCACGTATCATCTACGGCGCCGAACGGTGA
- a CDS encoding DUF7567 family protein — protein MSLEVLDRHSEALFEFLWCPVCGQEVFTHIPFEGVFCKNCNTQVELQESRETRGYEEAVLACFDSTTTWNLHVDEKLRRDLPDGSARVKILGAPGAYKVDWWSPEPGEDWQPVEQGEFDDVDEPADISHLA, from the coding sequence ATGAGTCTCGAAGTACTTGACCGCCACAGCGAAGCACTGTTCGAGTTCCTCTGGTGTCCCGTCTGCGGGCAGGAGGTCTTCACTCACATTCCGTTCGAAGGTGTGTTCTGCAAGAACTGCAACACACAGGTCGAACTCCAAGAGTCCCGAGAGACACGCGGCTACGAGGAGGCCGTCCTCGCCTGCTTCGATTCGACCACGACCTGGAACCTCCACGTCGACGAGAAGCTCCGTCGCGACCTACCCGATGGGTCGGCACGGGTGAAGATCCTCGGCGCACCGGGTGCCTACAAGGTCGACTGGTGGAGTCCGGAGCCGGGTGAGGACTGGCAGCCGGTCGAACAAGGCGAGTTCGACGATGTCGACGAACCAGCCGATATCTCCCATCTCGCGTAG
- a CDS encoding DUF6166 domain-containing protein gives MSRPSDTHSIEQTHPASDCDIAYVGYRQSGQAIVEKRPGQERLTPERSLELANHSPSGFEWGYGGSGPAQLALALLLDYTDDEAVALDHYQEFKTEVVSQLDCAGSAGSWRLTGAEIDAVLRATPGEPAAPSI, from the coding sequence ATGAGTAGACCTAGCGACACACACTCGATTGAACAGACACACCCAGCGAGCGACTGCGACATCGCCTACGTCGGGTATCGGCAGAGCGGGCAGGCTATCGTCGAGAAACGTCCCGGTCAAGAACGGCTCACGCCAGAGCGGAGTCTCGAACTGGCGAACCACAGTCCCTCGGGATTCGAATGGGGATATGGTGGTAGTGGTCCGGCACAACTCGCGCTCGCACTCCTCCTCGATTACACGGATGACGAAGCGGTCGCCCTCGACCACTACCAAGAGTTCAAAACCGAGGTCGTGAGCCAACTGGACTGCGCAGGGTCTGCTGGAAGCTGGCGACTCACCGGAGCCGAGATCGACGCAGTCCTTCGCGCAACACCCGGCGAGCCGGCCGCACCGTCCATCTAA
- a CDS encoding DUF7389 domain-containing protein, producing MSEHTQPSRADDEPAESSEQTTRTEYVERSDVGVSLTVKLKRGTGTRDQDEVIAKAKGKTLEDAREDMENLREYIHDLAEDARQIQPEEEDG from the coding sequence ATGTCAGAACATACCCAACCATCTCGTGCAGATGATGAACCGGCTGAATCGAGCGAACAGACGACACGAACGGAGTACGTCGAACGCAGTGATGTCGGCGTCTCCCTCACAGTGAAGCTCAAACGTGGAACCGGTACCAGGGATCAGGACGAGGTAATCGCGAAAGCGAAAGGCAAGACCCTCGAAGACGCTCGCGAGGACATGGAGAATCTTCGGGAGTATATCCATGATCTCGCAGAGGATGCCCGCCAGATCCAACCCGAGGAAGAAGACGGGTAA
- a CDS encoding ArdC-like ssDNA-binding domain-containing protein: MATTSDSSVSFDQTDTRSDEMNSTIEQWIDDLVAGVDDAQASAEFQEWLDVQSRFHDYSYRNTLLIKQQCPEATRVAGYRTWQEEFDRHVQEGESAIWIWAPIITKQCPECENSPSYHEDSDCEYDETPPEEWSEGLVGFKPAPVFDISQTEGEPLPDLDTEATGDAGDLVEQLTAAADELGVTVRIVPAEEWTHGEAKGICEQLSLVDVQPLVEVRDRENEADLARTLIHEYAHALLHFDVDDDTERAKREVEAEAVAYVVGRYCGLDTSGSAFYLAAWESDNPEVVRDRLGRISRTAEELIDVLED; this comes from the coding sequence ATGGCTACGACTAGTGACTCGTCGGTCTCCTTCGACCAGACCGACACGCGATCAGACGAGATGAACAGCACTATCGAACAGTGGATCGACGACCTCGTCGCCGGCGTCGACGACGCGCAGGCTAGCGCGGAGTTCCAGGAGTGGCTGGACGTCCAGAGTCGCTTCCACGACTACTCCTACCGGAACACGCTCCTCATCAAGCAGCAGTGCCCCGAGGCGACGCGCGTCGCGGGCTACCGAACGTGGCAGGAGGAGTTCGATCGGCACGTCCAGGAAGGGGAATCGGCCATCTGGATCTGGGCGCCGATCATCACCAAGCAGTGCCCGGAGTGCGAGAACTCGCCGAGCTACCACGAGGACAGCGACTGTGAGTACGACGAGACGCCGCCCGAGGAATGGTCGGAGGGGCTGGTCGGGTTCAAGCCCGCGCCGGTGTTCGACATCTCCCAGACCGAGGGCGAGCCGCTTCCTGACCTGGACACGGAAGCGACCGGCGACGCAGGCGACCTCGTCGAACAGTTGACTGCCGCCGCTGATGAGCTCGGCGTGACGGTGCGAATCGTTCCAGCCGAGGAGTGGACCCACGGCGAGGCGAAGGGCATCTGCGAGCAGCTGAGCCTCGTCGACGTCCAACCGCTCGTCGAGGTGCGTGATCGGGAGAACGAGGCCGACCTTGCGCGAACGCTGATCCACGAGTACGCGCACGCCCTGCTCCACTTCGACGTCGACGACGACACCGAGCGGGCGAAACGCGAGGTCGAGGCCGAAGCCGTCGCGTACGTCGTCGGACGCTACTGCGGGCTCGACACGAGCGGATCGGCGTTCTACCTCGCTGCGTGGGAGTCGGACAATCCCGAGGTCGTTCGCGACCGACTCGGCCGGATTAGTCGGACGGCAGAGGAGCTCATCGACGTCCTTGAAGACTAA